The Pelodiscus sinensis isolate JC-2024 chromosome 6, ASM4963464v1, whole genome shotgun sequence genome has a segment encoding these proteins:
- the ANKRD34B gene encoding ankyrin repeat domain-containing protein 34B: MDESTEVSIDGNSLIKAVYQSRLRLTRLLLEGGAYINESNDRGETPLMIACKTQHVDQQSVSKAKMVKYLLENKADPNIQDKSGKTALMHACLEKAGSEVVTLLLKNGADLSLQDHSGYSALVYAVNSEDKETLKVLLNACKARGKEVIIITTDKSPSGRQTTKQYLNVPPTDTEDCHSPTACTSPSEIELKSSLSPLSNSCETENPLFSFKELDQPGSIENISEPLSPTGKPNLTHVGPKLAQVQRLHSETWIKSSSLFHQNKISSLQELQDITPEEELSLKINGLALSKRYITRHQSIDVKDTAQLLKIFDQTGSRKLSCEEINSQSLYAEGNHSQSEIPVDQDLDSVQMRFVSTLRSIFQKRSLGANHYSSDSQLTSSLSPAITEDGKSFLGKKKILSPSSSLLSSSRELLENMPPGPLNRRSHAILERRGSGALSLDHIAHTRPGFLPPLNVNPHPPIPDISFSNRISGIVSLGQKNLIPTAPTFPKEFKSNKMLVRRQSLQTEQIKQLVNF, encoded by the coding sequence ATGGATGAATCTACAGAGGTATCAATTGATGGGAACTCTCTTATAAAAGCTGTCTATCAAAGCAGACTTCGTCTCACAAGACTGTTATTGGAAGGTGGAGCATACATTAATGAGAGTAATGACCGAGGTGAAACACCTTTAATGATTGCTTGTAAGACACAGCATGTTGACCAACAGAGTGTTAGCAAAGCAAAAATGGTTAAATATCTGCTGGAAAATAAGGCAGATCCAAATATACAGGACAAGTCTGGAAAGACAGCTTTGATGCATGCATGCTTGGAAAAGGCTGGCTCTGAAGTGGTTACTTTGTTGCTGAAAAATGGAGCTGACTTAAGTCTACAAGACCATTCTGGTTACTCTGCACTTGTTTATGCAGTAAATTCTGAAGACAAAGAGACCTTGAAAGTTCTCCTAAATGCTTGTAAAGCAAGAGGAAAAGAAGTAATCATCATTACAACAGACAAATCTCCATCTGGAAGGCAGACAACTAAACAGTACTTAAATGTGCCTCCTACTGACACTGAAGACTGCCATTCTCCAACTGCTTGCACTTCTCCATCAGAAATAGAACTCAAGTCATCTTTATCTCCACTTTCAAATTCATGTGAAACAGAAAATCCTCTTTTTAGCTTTAAAGAACTAGATCAGCCTGGAAGCATTGAAAATATATCTGAACCACTTTCTCCTACTGGAAAACCAAATTTAACACATGTAGGACCCAAGTTGGCACAAGTGCAGCGTCTGCATTCTGAGACTTGGATAAAAAGTTCATCTTTGTTCCATCAGAATAAAATTTCCTCTTTACAAGAACTTCAGGATATAACTCCAGAGGAAGAACTGTCTCTGAAAATCAATGGTCTAGCCTTATCCAAGAGATATATTACTAGACACCAAAGCATTGATGTAAAAGACACTGCACAATTGTTGAAAATATTTGATCAAACTGGCTCAAGAAAGTTGTCATGTGAAGAGATAAATTCTCAATCACTGTATGCTGAGGGAAACCATAGCCAGAGTGAAATTCCTGTGGATCAGGATTTGGATTCAGTCCAAATGAGATTTGTTTCAACCTTGAgaagtatttttcaaaaaagaagttTAGGGGCAAATCACTACAGCTCTGATTCTCAGCTAACAAGTAGTTTGAGTCCTGCTATTACAGAAGATGGTAAATCATTTCtaggaaagaaaaagattctctCTCCTTCTTCATCCTTGTTATCAAGTTCCAGAGAATTACTAGAGAACATGCCTCCTGGTCCTCTGAATAGGAGAAGCCATGCTATTTTAGAGAGACGAGGGTCAGGAGCTCTCTCGTTGGATCATATTGCTCATACCAGGCCAGGTTTCCTTCCACCTTTAAATGTGAATCCTCATCCTCCAATTCCAGATATTAGTTTTAGCAACAGGATTTCTGGAATTGTTTCTTTAGGACAAAAAAACCTAATTCCTACAGCACCCACTTTTCCCAAGGAGTTTAAAAGTAACAAAATGTTGGTAAGGAGACAATCATTACAAACTGAACAGATTAAGCAATTAGTGAATTTTTAA